Proteins co-encoded in one Methanothermobacter sp. genomic window:
- a CDS encoding nucleotide exchange factor GrpE yields the protein MPKQKKKKSEKELEKCTKRLKELKKELSKKEDEIEEHISHLQRLQADFENYKKQREKQETQIIEYANEKLILKLVDVLEDMERAMDNCKSPKDFEDGLNLIYRKFNNILEKEGLQRIPTKGEKFDPFKHEAIQVENHEKYKNGEIIEEISRGYMLKDKIIKPSLVKVCKKD from the coding sequence ATGCCAAAACAGAAAAAGAAAAAAAGTGAAAAAGAACTTGAAAAATGCACAAAAAGATTAAAAGAACTCAAAAAAGAATTATCAAAAAAGGAAGATGAAATAGAAGAACATATTTCACATTTGCAAAGATTACAAGCCGACTTTGAAAATTATAAAAAACAAAGAGAAAAACAAGAAACCCAGATAATAGAATACGCCAATGAAAAACTCATACTAAAACTAGTAGACGTGCTAGAGGACATGGAACGAGCCATGGACAACTGCAAAAGTCCCAAAGACTTCGAAGATGGTCTAAATCTCATCTACAGAAAATTCAACAACATCCTAGAAAAAGAAGGCCTACAAAGAATACCCACTAAAGGAGAAAAATTCGACCCATTCAAACATGAAGCAATCCAAGTAGAAAACCATGAAAAATACAAAAACGGAGAAATAATCGAAGAAATATCAAGAGGTTACATGCTAAAGGACAAGATAATAAAACCATCCCTCGTAAAAGTATGTAAAAAGGACTAA